The Strix aluco isolate bStrAlu1 chromosome Z, bStrAlu1.hap1, whole genome shotgun sequence genome contains a region encoding:
- the IDUA gene encoding alpha-L-iduronidase isoform X2, translating into MNLAYISSVPYGGIEQVRIHWLLELVALRVMNGKLHYNFTALDNLMDRLWENKLIPGFELMGNPSGYFLDFEDKEQLIRWRNLITLLASRYIDRYGLEHVAKWNFETWNEPDHHDFDNVSMTVKGFLNYYDACSEGLRAASPLLKFGGPGDSFHPLPKSPMCWSLLCHCYNGTNFFTGETGVRLDYISLHKKGGGSSLYILQQEVEAVEQIQKLFPSFASVAIYNDEADPMVGWSIPQLWRADVTYAAMVVKVIIQHQNLLISKANNTINYTLLSNDNAFLSYYPHYFTQRTLTARFQMNNTKPPHVQMVRKPVLTVMGLLALLGEKQIFAEVNSSEGESTQNSTIGVLASVHTPSEVQPSDSWQATLLMYSSEDNRTSSNISTVTVNATHFPKLRELVYMTYYLDNNQTNPYLKWKMLGKPDFPSPEQFQQIRDAEDPVATGPFPFPEGGILTLKQDCPIPSVFLIHICARPRSVPDQVTGVRLIPLTKGQVIVLWDDGCVNSKCIKTFEVEFSPDGKAYQRINAKDTIFTLWVYSPGVSVSGFYRVRAIDYWGKAGLFSLPVKYVEAFK; encoded by the exons AGTGATGAATGGGAAACTTCACTACAATTTTACTGCCTTGGATAACCTTATGGATCGCCTGTGGGAAAATAAGCTAATTCCAG GATTTGAATTGATGGGGAATCCATCAGGATACTTTTTAGATTTTGAAGATAAAGAACAGTTAATAAGGTGGAGAAACTTAATTACACTTCTGGCCAGCAGATATATag ATAGGTATGGATTGGAGCATGTTGCGAAATGGAATTTTGAAACATGGAATGAACCAGACCACCACGACTTTGACAATGTGTCTATGACAGTGAAAG GGTTTCTCAACTATTATGATGCGTGTTCAGAAGGATTAAGAGCAGCTAGTCCTCTACTAAAATTTGGAGGGCCTGGGGATTCCTTCCACCCCTTACCCAAGTCACCCATGTGCTGGAGTCTTCTCTGTCATTGCTACAATGGGACCAACTTCTTCACAGGGGAGACTGGTGTAAGGCTGGACTACATCTCTCTCCATAAGAAG GGAGGTGGGAGTTCTCTCTATATCTTGCAACAAGAAGTAGAAGCAGTTGAACAAATTCAGAAGCTGTTTCCAAGTTTTGCTTCTGTTGCCATATACAACGATGAAGCAGATCCAATGGTTGGATGGTCCATTCCACAACTGTGGCGAGCTGATGTGACCTATGCAGCTATGGTTGTAAAG GTCATTATCCAGCATCAAAACCTGCTGATTTCCAAAGCCAACAACACCATCAACTACACACTGCTAAGTAATGACAACGCCTTCTTGAGCTACTACCCGCATTACTTCACACAGCGAACTCTGACAGCCCGTTTTCAGATGAACAATACAAAGCCACCTCATGTCCAGATGGTGCGGAAACCAGTGCTAACTGTTATGGGCCTGCTGGCACTGCTAG gagaaaagcagatttttgcAGAAGTGAACAGCAGTGAAGGTGAAAGCACTCAAAACAGCACAATTGGTGTCCTGGCCTCTGTGCACACCCCAAGTGAGGTGCAACCTTCAGACAGTTGGCAAGCTACTCTACTGATGTATTCAAGTGAGGATAACAGGACTTCATCCAACATCAGCACCGTCACAGTGAATGCCACCCACTTCCCCAAACTTAGAG AGCTGGTGTATATGACATATTACCTGGATAACAACCAAACCAATCCCTACCTGAAGTGGAAAATGCTAGGAAAGCCTGACTTTCCTTCCCCAGAACAGTTCCAGCAAATAAGGGATGCTGAG GACCCAGTGGCAACAGGCCCATTCCCATTTCCTGAAGGTGGCATCCTGACACTGAAGCAAGACTGTCCTATTCCCTCAGTCTTTCTTATCCACATTTGTGCAAGACCCAGATCTGTTCCTGATCAA GTGACCGGTGTTCGTTTGATCCCTCTCACAAAGGGGCAGGTCATTGTGTTGTGGGACGATGGCTGTGTAAATTCAAA ATGTATAAAGACATTTGAAGTGGAGTTCTCACCAGATGGAAAAGCATACCAGCGGATTAATGCCAAAGACACAATATTCACCCTTTGGGTCTACAGTCCAG GAGTCTCAGTCTCCGGCTTTTACAGAGTGCGTGCCATTGActactgggggaaggcaggcctGTTCTCTCTTCCTGTGAAGTATGTTGAAGCTTTCAAGTGA
- the IDUA gene encoding alpha-L-iduronidase isoform X3, whose amino-acid sequence MNGKLHYNFTALDNLMDRLWENKLIPGFELMGNPSGYFLDFEDKEQLIRWRNLITLLASRYIDRYGLEHVAKWNFETWNEPDHHDFDNVSMTVKGFLNYYDACSEGLRAASPLLKFGGPGDSFHPLPKSPMCWSLLCHCYNGTNFFTGETGVRLDYISLHKKGGGSSLYILQQEVEAVEQIQKLFPSFASVAIYNDEADPMVGWSIPQLWRADVTYAAMVVKVIIQHQNLLISKANNTINYTLLSNDNAFLSYYPHYFTQRTLTARFQMNNTKPPHVQMVRKPVLTVMGLLALLGEKQIFAEVNSSEGESTQNSTIGVLASVHTPSEVQPSDSWQATLLMYSSEDNRTSSNISTVTVNATHFPKLRELVYMTYYLDNNQTNPYLKWKMLGKPDFPSPEQFQQIRDAEDPVATGPFPFPEGGILTLKQDCPIPSVFLIHICARPRSVPDQVTGVRLIPLTKGQVIVLWDDGCVNSKCIKTFEVEFSPDGKAYQRINAKDTIFTLWVYSPGVSVSGFYRVRAIDYWGKAGLFSLPVKYVEAFK is encoded by the exons ATGAATGGGAAACTTCACTACAATTTTACTGCCTTGGATAACCTTATGGATCGCCTGTGGGAAAATAAGCTAATTCCAG GATTTGAATTGATGGGGAATCCATCAGGATACTTTTTAGATTTTGAAGATAAAGAACAGTTAATAAGGTGGAGAAACTTAATTACACTTCTGGCCAGCAGATATATag ATAGGTATGGATTGGAGCATGTTGCGAAATGGAATTTTGAAACATGGAATGAACCAGACCACCACGACTTTGACAATGTGTCTATGACAGTGAAAG GGTTTCTCAACTATTATGATGCGTGTTCAGAAGGATTAAGAGCAGCTAGTCCTCTACTAAAATTTGGAGGGCCTGGGGATTCCTTCCACCCCTTACCCAAGTCACCCATGTGCTGGAGTCTTCTCTGTCATTGCTACAATGGGACCAACTTCTTCACAGGGGAGACTGGTGTAAGGCTGGACTACATCTCTCTCCATAAGAAG GGAGGTGGGAGTTCTCTCTATATCTTGCAACAAGAAGTAGAAGCAGTTGAACAAATTCAGAAGCTGTTTCCAAGTTTTGCTTCTGTTGCCATATACAACGATGAAGCAGATCCAATGGTTGGATGGTCCATTCCACAACTGTGGCGAGCTGATGTGACCTATGCAGCTATGGTTGTAAAG GTCATTATCCAGCATCAAAACCTGCTGATTTCCAAAGCCAACAACACCATCAACTACACACTGCTAAGTAATGACAACGCCTTCTTGAGCTACTACCCGCATTACTTCACACAGCGAACTCTGACAGCCCGTTTTCAGATGAACAATACAAAGCCACCTCATGTCCAGATGGTGCGGAAACCAGTGCTAACTGTTATGGGCCTGCTGGCACTGCTAG gagaaaagcagatttttgcAGAAGTGAACAGCAGTGAAGGTGAAAGCACTCAAAACAGCACAATTGGTGTCCTGGCCTCTGTGCACACCCCAAGTGAGGTGCAACCTTCAGACAGTTGGCAAGCTACTCTACTGATGTATTCAAGTGAGGATAACAGGACTTCATCCAACATCAGCACCGTCACAGTGAATGCCACCCACTTCCCCAAACTTAGAG AGCTGGTGTATATGACATATTACCTGGATAACAACCAAACCAATCCCTACCTGAAGTGGAAAATGCTAGGAAAGCCTGACTTTCCTTCCCCAGAACAGTTCCAGCAAATAAGGGATGCTGAG GACCCAGTGGCAACAGGCCCATTCCCATTTCCTGAAGGTGGCATCCTGACACTGAAGCAAGACTGTCCTATTCCCTCAGTCTTTCTTATCCACATTTGTGCAAGACCCAGATCTGTTCCTGATCAA GTGACCGGTGTTCGTTTGATCCCTCTCACAAAGGGGCAGGTCATTGTGTTGTGGGACGATGGCTGTGTAAATTCAAA ATGTATAAAGACATTTGAAGTGGAGTTCTCACCAGATGGAAAAGCATACCAGCGGATTAATGCCAAAGACACAATATTCACCCTTTGGGTCTACAGTCCAG GAGTCTCAGTCTCCGGCTTTTACAGAGTGCGTGCCATTGActactgggggaaggcaggcctGTTCTCTCTTCCTGTGAAGTATGTTGAAGCTTTCAAGTGA